One Malania oleifera isolate guangnan ecotype guangnan chromosome 10, ASM2987363v1, whole genome shotgun sequence genomic region harbors:
- the LOC131165427 gene encoding U11/U12 small nuclear ribonucleoprotein 31 kDa protein, translating to MVHPSSDSDEDSTFYYRYSSVPPPPSSSNATASSSSNNPSRKSSGGSGGLAPSKSTVYVSNIDYSLTNSDLHTIFSTFGKVARVTILKDRSTRLSRGVAFVLFVSRSDALNAVHSMNGKVLNKRTLKVSIASDNGRAAEFIRKRVYKDKSRCYECGESGHLSYECPKNQLGPRERPAPKRGRRGGGGGGGGRRDEEEAEEEDEEEGEGFEEDNWASVVDRGADERLLRSEEGTGERKKGKKERKASYFSDESEEDE from the coding sequence atggttcACCCCAGCAGCGACAGCGACGAAGACTCCACCTTCTACTACCGCTACTCCTCAGTTCCGCCACCACCTTCCTCCTCCAACGCCACCGCCTCTTCATCATCCAACAATCCATCCCGGAAGTCAAGCGGCGGCAGCGGAGGCCTCGCCCCCTCCAAATCAACGGTGTACGTCTCCAACATCGACTACTCCCTCACCAACTCCGACCTCCACACCATCTTCTCCACCTTCGGTAAGGTAGCTCGCGTCACCATCCTCAAGGACCGCTCCACCCGCCTCAGCCGCGGCGTCGCTTTCGTCCTCTTCGTATCCCGCTCCGATGCCCTCAACGCCGTCCACTCTATGAATGGCAAGGTTCTCAACAAGCGCACCCTTAAAGTCTCCATCGCCAGCGATAATGGCCGAGCGGCAGAGTTCATAAGGAAAAGGGTTTACAAGGACAAGAGCAGGTGTTACGAGTGCGGCGAATCGGGGCATTTGTCGTACGAGTGTCCGAAGAACCAATTGGGGCCGAGGGAGCGGCCGGCGCCTAAGCGAGGACGGAGGGGCGGCGGTGGCGGCGGCGGCGGCAGGAGAGACGAGGAGGAGGCGGAAGAGGAGGATGAGGAAGAAGGAGAGGGGTTTGAGGAGGATAATTGGGCATCGGTGGTGGATAGAGGCGCAGATGAGAGGTTGTTGAGGAGCGAGGAGGGGACTGGGGAGAGGAAAAAGGGGAAGAAGGAGAGGAAAGCAAGTTATTTTAGCGACGAGAGCGAAGAAGACGAGTGA